The nucleotide window GGACTGTCGCGGCTGCGGGCCCCGGTGACATCCGTCGAATTCGGTTGATGCGCCGGCATAAACCCAGCGCACCGATGTGCGGGAACAATCCGCTCACCGTGCGCGACTAACAAGACATGGATTGCGAGGTGGCCCGCGAAGCGTTGTCGGCACGGCTCGACCGTGAACGAGCCGCGGTGCCGTCGGCACGCGTCGATGAGCACCTGGAGGCGTGCGGCGCGTGTAGCGTCTGGTTTGAGCAGGTGGCTGGGCAAGCCCGCCGCCTCCGTGGGCTCGTTGCGGACCGGCCGGTTGACGTGTCCGTTGTGCCCGTCGAGACCTACCGGACGGCGCCGCAGCCCCGATCTTCGTTGCTGACCCGGCAACGATGGGCGCTGCTGTACGTGGGCATCGCGCAGATCGCCCTGGGCATTGTGCAGGGTCTGGGCGTGCACTCGGGCCTAAGTCACCAGCGGACAACGGGTTCCGGTAACCACCTGCTCGACGAGGCCACATCGTGGACGATTGCCCTTGGGGCGGCCATGGTGGGTGCGGCACTGTGGCCGAGTGCGGCGGCCGGTGTGGCGGGCGTGTTGACGGCATTTGTCTTGGCGCTGACCGGCTATGTCGTTGGGGATGCGGTATCTGGCGCTGTTGCAATCACGCGAAGCTGCACGCAGCTGCCGTTAGTGATCGGCGCGATCCTGGCAATCATGTTGTGGCGCAACACCGCTACCACGCGCCCGGTGCCGGCCATAGCCGACATCGATATCGTGTTGCCGGAAAACGCATCCCGGGGGCGCCGGCGCGACCATTTGTGGCCCATCGACGGCTCGGCGGCCTGACCAGGACGACCCAGGACGACCCTGGTGGCCACCGCCGCCCGCCCCGAACTAGCCCCTAGCGAGAAACCACACTGTGGCAGGCGCGGGACATGAAGAGCGCGGCCGCCAGCGCCCGTCGAATCAACGGATGACGAGGCCGATGGCGTGCGCTTTGACCGTCATCCGTGCACAACTCGGCCGGATAGCCCGCGTGGCGGACCGCCTGGCACAAAGCGGCAACGTCGATGTCGGTGCCGGCGTCGACGGTCGCTACCCGGGTGGCGAACCTCACCGAGGCCCGAACTCCTGGGAGCTTGTTCAGCGCCGATTCGACCCGACGGGCGCACGCGAAGCAGGACATCCCGGAGATCTTGAGTTGTATCCGCTGCTCACGCTCGACGCGCTGGTCAGTCACCTCGGTCGGCTTCGACATGATGGCTGCGTACCTCCTCGCTGACTTGTCGTCTACCCAGACGAACTGCCACCTACCCAGACAAGGTCGCTACCGCCGCGCCAATAGTTCCCTGCCCGTCCCGGGCAACGGGGATCGGCTACGACATGCAGTCGTAAGCTCGTGGGATGGAGACTGAAGGGCCCGTCGCGCTCGCGTCGTCGACCGCGCGAGCCTCCAGGTCGAACTCCTGGGCGCTGGCTTGGCTACTGGTCGGCCTGCTGGGCGGCGCGACGGCGTTGGCGGCCTACGGCCTGCTTTCCGGGGTACGCCGGTATGCCACCGTCGGCAACCCCTATCCGGGTGCTTTCCTTGCTGTCGCGGAGCCGGTGGGGTACTTCGCTGCCTGCCTCGCCGGTGCGGTTTGTCTTGGCGCCATGGTTTGCGTGGTCATGATGGCGCGGCCGGAACGAGATGGTTTGATCGATCCCGCTTCGTTCCGGATCCATCTGGTAGCGGAGCGTGTTTCTATTGCCTGGGCGGCCCTGGCGGCGGCGATGGTGATCATTCAGGCCGCACACGATTCCGGTGTGGCGCCGACCAGGTTGCTGACCGGCGGGGGGGTGGTCGACGCCGTCGCCGCATCCGAGATCGCGCGGGGGTGGATCGTCACGGTGATCTGCGCGCTGGTGGTCACGGTGACCTTGCGCCTGCATACTCGCTGGCTCGGTCATCTTGTGCTGCTGGTCCCCACCGTGGTCGCTGTCATCGCGACCGCGGTGACCGGTAACCCGGGTCAGGGCCCGGATCACGACTACGCGACCAGCGCGGCGATCGTTTTCGCTGTGGCGGTCACCACGTTGGCCGGGTTGAAAATCACTATGGTCCTGGTCGCCGCGACGCCGAGCCGCGCCGTGCAGGTGGTCCAGGTGGCATGCGGTGCGCTCGCGTTGTCCTACGGCGCGATGCTGCTTTACCTGTTGATCCCG belongs to Mycobacterium basiliense and includes:
- a CDS encoding zf-HC2 domain-containing protein encodes the protein MDCEVAREALSARLDRERAAVPSARVDEHLEACGACSVWFEQVAGQARRLRGLVADRPVDVSVVPVETYRTAPQPRSSLLTRQRWALLYVGIAQIALGIVQGLGVHSGLSHQRTTGSGNHLLDEATSWTIALGAAMVGAALWPSAAAGVAGVLTAFVLALTGYVVGDAVSGAVAITRSCTQLPLVIGAILAIMLWRNTATTRPVPAIADIDIVLPENASRGRRRDHLWPIDGSAA